A single window of Archangium gephyra DNA harbors:
- the pfkB gene encoding 1-phosphofructokinase produces the protein MARILTLTLNPALDLAIRVGPIRLGEVNRTESTRLDAAGKGINVARVLRDLGHDVTVSGLLGADNETAFVRAFARYGLHDAFVRIPGESRINAKLSEPDGRVTDLNGPGPLIPAHALDMLSVRLGPLLPGIEAVVISGSLPPNMAPAQLASLITRVRERQMPVWLDTSGPALLAGLAVRPTGVKPNETELAEWAGHPLDTPESRLQAALRLNAEGIEDVLVSAGAEGVIWAQRGDALMAESPRVSVVSTVGAGDTLLAGALHGVMSGWPRERSLRFATALAAESVRHIGVGDPAAGDLDMLQAQTLVRSLTVQPLTGETHR, from the coding sequence ATGGCACGGATCCTGACGCTGACGCTCAACCCCGCCTTGGATCTCGCGATCCGCGTCGGCCCCATCCGGCTCGGCGAGGTCAACCGCACCGAGAGCACCCGGCTCGACGCCGCCGGCAAGGGCATCAACGTGGCGCGAGTGCTCAGGGACCTGGGCCATGACGTCACCGTGTCCGGCCTGCTGGGGGCCGACAACGAGACGGCGTTCGTGCGCGCCTTCGCCCGGTACGGCTTGCACGATGCGTTCGTCCGGATACCGGGCGAGTCGCGCATCAACGCGAAGCTGTCCGAGCCGGACGGGCGGGTCACCGACCTGAACGGGCCAGGGCCGCTCATTCCGGCACATGCCCTGGACATGCTGTCCGTGCGCCTGGGGCCCCTGCTGCCCGGAATCGAGGCGGTCGTGATCTCCGGTAGCCTGCCGCCGAACATGGCGCCCGCGCAGCTCGCCAGCCTCATCACCCGGGTCCGCGAACGCCAGATGCCGGTGTGGCTGGACACCAGTGGCCCCGCGCTGTTGGCGGGTCTGGCCGTGCGGCCCACGGGCGTCAAACCCAACGAGACGGAGCTGGCGGAATGGGCGGGCCATCCGCTCGACACGCCCGAATCGCGTCTCCAGGCGGCGCTGCGGCTCAATGCCGAGGGCATCGAGGACGTGCTGGTCTCCGCTGGGGCCGAGGGCGTGATCTGGGCCCAGCGGGGTGACGCGCTGATGGCCGAGTCGCCCCGGGTGTCCGTCGTCAGCACCGTCGGCGCAGGCGATACGCTGCTGGCGGGCGCGCTGCACGGCGTCATGTCCGGCTGGCCGCGCGAGCGGAGCCTGCGCTTCGCGACGGCACTCGCCGCAGAGTCCGTGCGCCACATCGGCGTGGGAGATCCGGCCGCTGGGGATCTCGACATGCTCCAGGCGCAGACGCTCGTGCGGAGCCTGACCGTGCAACCACTCACCGGGGAGACGCATCGATGA